ATCTCTGCGCCGAAGTCGGCTTCGAGGCCTGCGAGCGCGCCATGCTCACCCACGGCGGCATGGGCTATGCCAAGGAATATCACGTGGAGCGCATGCTGCGCGAGGTGATGATCTCGCGCCTGGCGCCGGTCGGCCAGCAACTGGCCCTCTCCTACATCGCCGAACGCCAGCTCGGCCTGCCGAAGAGCTATTGAGGCGCTCGCGGTTGGGGCACTCGGCCGGTGGCGGGCGATCAAGACGTCGAGTTCGACGCCGAGAAGAGCGAACGGAACCGGCGATTGCGCGGCTTTAGCTTCCGCCATGCGGCCCGCGTTTTCGAGTCCGACCATGTGGAATGGCTCGATGACCGGCTCGACTACGGCGAGCAACGCTACATCGTCCTTGGCAGGATCGAGGGCCGCCATCATATTGTTGTTTATGTTTGGCGTGGCGGCCGGCGCCGCATCATCAGCGCGCGCCGCGCCAACGCCCGGGAGATCAAACGGTATGAGCGGGAAACGAAGAGCGACTGAGGATGTCGATCTCGACATGCTCGATGCCACCACGGACGGCGATGTCGCTCGCCAGATTGCGGAAGACCAGGACACGGCGCCGGACATGGCGGACTGGGACCGGACGCCTGCGCGGGTCGTCCGAGTCCGAACGGCAGTCAAACCGAAGCCGGAACGGACGAAGCCGAGCAACACCGGCGCCAGCCGATCCGCCAATTTCGGCCGCCGGGGCACGAACGCCCCTGCCGGCCGGCGGCAGACTCCACCGAAGAGCAGTAGCGCCTGACCCCATGTCCGACGTCGGCTTTCGCAAATGGCTTGGCCTCACCTACGAGGTCATGGCGGACGACCATGCGGTCGTCTCGCTGGAACTGGACGAGGACAAGCGCAATGTCCGCGATGTCGCCCATGGCGGCATCGTGGCCTCGCTGGTCGACGTCGCCATGGGCACGGCGGCGGCGGGCGGCAATTACGCCACGCGCCAGCGCTATGTCGTCACCCTGGAATTGAAGGTGAATTATCTGGCGCCGGCGCGCGGCACCAAGCTGACCGCCACCGCGCGGGTGATCCGCGGCGGCGCCCGCACCTTCGTGGTCGAATGCCGGGTCGTCACCGACCTGGGCGAGGAGTGCGCCATGGCGCTCGGCACCTTCATCACCCGCCGCCGCACCGACCAGGACGCGGAACGGGAAGCCCAGGGCCTGCCGCGCTAGGCGCCTCCTTAAGCATGGGGTGACCGAAAGCGGCCTTGATCCGGCCCGCGCGATCCGTATCTAGTGTGGCCATGGCGTATTCCCCTCACCGTTTCAGCGTCGCCCCGATGATGGACTGGACGGACCGGCACGACCGGTTCTTCCTGCGCCTGCTTTCGCGCCGCGCCCTGCTCTACACCGAAATGGTGACAGAGCAGGCGGTGCGGTTCGGCGACCGCGACCGGTTGCTGGGCTATTCGCCGGCGGAGCAACCGCTCGCCCTGCAACTGGGCGGCTCCGACCCGGACCATCTGGCCGAGGCCGCGCGCATCGGTGAGCAATACGGCTATGACGAGATCAACCTGAATTGCGGCTGCCCGTCCGACCGGGTGCAGTCCGGCGCGTTCGGGGCCTGCCTGATGGCGGAACCGGCGCTGGTGGCCCGCTCGGTCGCGGCGATGCAACGGGCCGTCCGCGTGCCGGTCACCGTCAAGTGCCGCATCGGCATCGACCACCAGGACGAAGAGACGGCGCTGCGCGCCTTTGTCGGGGCGATTGCCGACGCGGGCGTGCGGACCGTGATCGTCCATGCCCGCAAGGCCTGGCTCAAAGGGTTGAGCCCGAAGGACAACCGCTCCATTCCGCCGCTGAAATACGATCTGGTCTATCGCCTGAAGGCGGAACGGCCCGACCTCACCATCATCCTCAACGGCGGCATCGAGACCCTGGACCAGTGCGCGGCGCATCTGGCCCATACGGA
The nucleotide sequence above comes from Alphaproteobacteria bacterium. Encoded proteins:
- a CDS encoding BrnT family toxin, whose translation is MAGDQDVEFDAEKSERNRRLRGFSFRHAARVFESDHVEWLDDRLDYGEQRYIVLGRIEGRHHIVVYVWRGGRRRIISARRANAREIKRYERETKSD
- a CDS encoding PaaI family thioesterase, producing the protein MSDVGFRKWLGLTYEVMADDHAVVSLELDEDKRNVRDVAHGGIVASLVDVAMGTAAAGGNYATRQRYVVTLELKVNYLAPARGTKLTATARVIRGGARTFVVECRVVTDLGEECAMALGTFITRRRTDQDAEREAQGLPR
- the dusA gene encoding tRNA dihydrouridine(20/20a) synthase DusA is translated as MAYSPHRFSVAPMMDWTDRHDRFFLRLLSRRALLYTEMVTEQAVRFGDRDRLLGYSPAEQPLALQLGGSDPDHLAEAARIGEQYGYDEINLNCGCPSDRVQSGAFGACLMAEPALVARSVAAMQRAVRVPVTVKCRIGIDHQDEETALRAFVGAIADAGVRTVIVHARKAWLKGLSPKDNRSIPPLKYDLVYRLKAERPDLTIILNGGIETLDQCAAHLAHTDGVMLGRAAYQNPYLLADVDARLFGDAAPPPSRHAAAYAMAEYADRMARDHDVRVGHVARHLVGLFQGLPGARAWRRHLSEAGHRPGATGQVIRDAAALVPEPALAAA